In Solidesulfovibrio carbinoliphilus subsp. oakridgensis, the sequence GCGGCCAGGCCGCCCCAGGGCGACCCGCCGTCCCGGGTCTTCGCCGTCCGGTGCCGCGAGCACTTGCTCTCCCCGCCGCCGCCGGACTGGGACGGGGTGTTCGCGCCGACCGGCAAATGAGGCCTCCACCTGCCGGCCCGGCGAGCGCAGGCCGAGGAACCCGTTGCCGGCCACCGGCCTTTGGCCTATGGTGTGTCCGGCTGGCATCCGTACCGCCAAGACGCGGGTCCGCCTGAAGAAAACGGCCGCGCGCCGGCCTCCAAACGGAAGGTGGGAAACCTGGCTATGACCGCCCCGCGTCGCCCCGCATTGCCAAACGAACCACGCCGCATCCGGCCGGAGGGGATGGCGACATGACCGCCCTGGCGCGACCGGACCTGCCGTGGGGCCAAGCCCGGGGCCCCGTCGCGCCGTTGCCCCTTCTGTGGGCCTTGCTGGTCCTTGTCGCCCTCCTTTTTCCACTCCGCCCCGCTTTCGCCCAGACCGGCGCCGACGCCGGGCCACAGCCCCTTCGCCACCTGACCGTGGTCCTCGACAAGGACTACCCGCCCTACGTGTTCCAGACACCGGAAGGCGGCCTCCAGGGCATCCTGGTCGATTACTGGCGGCTGTGGGAGGCAAAAAACGGCCTGCCCGTCACCCTCCTTCCCATGGAATGGAACGCGGCCCAGGATTTCATGCTCCAGGGCAAGGCCGATGTCATCGACACCCTGTTCGAGACCGAGGCGCGCCTCAAATATTACCTTTTTTCGGAAGGCTACACGACCATCGACGTGCCGGTCTTCGTCCAGAAGGACCTTGGCGGCCTAAGCGACGCCGAGTCCCTCAGGGGCTTCCCGGTGGGGGTCAAGGCCGGCGACGCCAGCGTCGGCCGGCTGCGGGACCTCGACATCCTGTCCCTGGTCCCCTTCGACAGCTACGAGGCCCTGGTCCGGGCGGCCGGGGACGGACGGGTCACGGTCTTTTGCGCGGACAAGCCCCCGGCCCTCCATTATCTTTACAAATTCGGCCTGGAAGACGACTTCCGCCTGGCCTTCACCCTCTATTCCGGCCAGTTCCACCGGGCCGTGCGCAAGGGCGACGCCGCCCTGCTCCAGCTCGTCGAGGACGGCTTTTCCCGCATCACGCCCGCCGAATACGAGGCCATCGACAAGAAATGGCGGGGCACCTCGCTCTTCCAGTCCGCCACGGTCCGCTACGTCCTCCTGGCCCTGGTGGCGGTGGCGGCCGCGGCCCTGGTCCTTTTGTCCATAAACGCCGTGCTGCGCCGCACGGTCCGCCGCCAGACCGGCAAGCTCCAGGAACTCCTGGCCGCCGTGGGCCAGAGCGAGGAACGCTACCGGGAGCTGGTCGAGAACGCCGGCAGCGTCATCGTGCGCCTGGACCTCCTCGGCCGGGTCGTTTTCTGCAACGCCTTCGGCCAACGCCTCTTCGGCCAAACCCAGGACCAGATGTTCGGCCGGACCATCGCCAGCCTGATCGACCCCCCTGACGACGACGAGGCGGAAAGCTGGGACGATATCCTGGCCGACGTGGCCGGCAGCGCAATCGGCACCCGCGCCTTCGACAGGCGCCACCGCACCCGAAACGGCGAAGCGGCCTGGCTCGCCTGGTCCCTGCGCGCGCTGCGCGCCCCGTCCGGCCAAGCCGCCGAGATCCTGTGCGTCGGCGCGGACATCACCGAACGCAAGCAGGTCGAAGAGGCCCTGGCGGCCAGCGAGGCCCGCTACGCCCTGGTCACCCGCGGCGCCAACGACGGCATCTGGGACTGGGACCTGGTGACCGACACGGTCTATTTTTCTCCACGCTACCTGGAGATCCTCGGATTTTCCCCGGACGCCATGCCGCCCCGGGCAGAGACATGGACCAAGCTTATCCACCCCGACGACGCCGATATCGTCCTGCGCGAAAACAAGCGGTGCGCCGACGGGGAGGTGGACAACTTCGTGGTGGAATACCGGATGCGGCACAAGGACGGGTCCTACCGCTGGATTCTTGGCCGCGGGGCCAGCCTGCGGGACAAATACGGCCGGATCGTGCGCATGGCCGGGACCCACACCGACGTCACCCGCCGCAAGCGCGACGAAGAAGCCCTGCGCGAAAGCCAGGACCAGCTGGCCAAGATTTTCCGCTACAGCCCTGTCGGCATCTCGGTCACCACCAGGCGTGACGGCCGCATCCTGGACGTCAACGAGACCGGGGCGCGGATGTTTGGCCACAACAAGGCCGACGTCATCGGCCGCACCAGCACCGAGATCGGCCTGTGGGCCCGGCCCGAGGACCGGGGGGCGCTCATGGCCGAGATGGCCGCCGCCGGGTCGGTGGTGGCCAAGGAACTGGACCTGCGCCACAAAAACGGCTCCCCGGTCGTCACCCTCTATTCGGCCGTGCCGATCCAGGTCTACGGCGAGTCCGGCATCCTGGCCGTGCTGGTGGACATCACCGAGCGCAAGGCCATGGAGCAGGCCCTGCGCCGCTCCAAGGAGGCCGCCGAGACGGCCAACCGGGCCAAGAGCGAATTCCTCTCCACCATGAGCCACGAGATCCGCACGCCCATGAACACCATCCTCGGCATGGCCGGGGTCCTGGCCGCAAGCGACCTGCCACCCAAGCACACCGAGGCCTTGCGCGCCATCGAGGCGGCCGGCGGCACCCTGCTCGCCCTTTTAAACGACATCCTGGACCTGTCCCAGATCGAGGCCGGGGGCCTGATCATGGAGGAAAAGGCCTGCGACATCGTGGCCCTGGCCGGCAAGCTCACGGACATGATGCGCCCCGACGCCGCCCGGAAAGGACTCGCCCTGCGCCTGGACGTCCAGGGCACCCTGCCGGCCCGCCTCTCCTGCTCGCCGGACCGCATCCGGCAGGTGCTGGTCAACCTGCTCGGCAATGCCGTCAAATTCACCGACCAGGGCGAAATCGTCCTGGAACTCGGCCGCGAGGACCACGCCGACACCGGCGCTTGGCTGCGGCTGGCCGTGCGCGACACCGGCATCGGCATCCCGGCCGACAAGCAGACCGTCATCTTCGACCGGTTCACCCAGGTCAATGCCTCGGCCAGCCGCCACTACGGCGGGGTGGGGCTTGGCCTGGCCATCTGCAACAAGCTCGTCCACATGATGGGTGGCAGCATCCGGGTGGACAGCACCCCGGGCCAGGGGTCGGTCTTTACCGTCAGCCTGCCCCTGCGGCCGCTGGCCGCGCCGCCGCCGGACGATTCCCGCCCGCCGGAGCCCCGGCGCCCGGGCCGCAAAGGCTCGCTGCTTCTCATCGAGGACAGCGCCACCAACGCCGAAGTCACCCGGCTCATGCTCGAAGGCTCGGCCTTCGACCTGACCTGGGCCCCGAGCGGCCAGGCCGGCCTCGAAGCCTTTCGCGACAAGCCCTTCGACCTCGTGCTCATGGACATGGAAATGCCCGGCATGGACGGCTGCCAGACCACCCAGGCCCTGCGCCTCCTGGAAACCGAAATCGGCCGCCCCCGCACCCCCGTCATCGCCCTGACCGCCCACGCCTTCGAAGAGCACCGCCGCCAAAGCCTCGACGCCGGCTGCGACGACTTCCAGGTCAAACCCATCGCCCGCGCCAAGCTCCTCGACACCCTCGAAACCTGGATGGCCCTGCGGCCGCAGTAGCCGGCGGCGACGGGGGAGGGGAGGGAAGGGAAGATGCCTCCGGCGGCCGGGGGGGATCATCCCCCCCGGACCCCCTGGGCGGGAATTGGGGTGAGCGAGGGGGAATTTGGACGAGGGCGGGCATGGCGCGGTGTGGCCGGAATCGGACCGGCGAAGCTCCCGCTTTGCCCCGCACTCCCACCCGGCCGTCCACCTCCCCGTTCGGGTGGGTCCGGGAGGGGGTGACCCCCTCCCGGCCGCCGGAGGCATCTTCAATAAAATTGTTGGCGTTCCCGGGTTCCTGGGGTAGCAGGCAGGCGCAAGGAAACCTATGCACACAGACGTCATCATACTGGGGGCCGGGGCTTCGGGCCTGTCGTGCGCCACGGCCTGCGCCCGGCGGGGCCGCGGGGTCGTGGTCCTGGACCACGGCGGCAAGGCGGCCCGCAAGGTCCTGGCTTCGGGCGGCGGCCGGGCCAACTGCACCAACACGGACCTTGGCCCGGCGGATTACCGGTGCGCCAACCCGCATTTCGTCAAATCGGCCCTGGCCCGGTTCACGCCTTGGGATTTCCTGGACTGGGCCAACGGCGGCGGCGTGGCCACCCGGGAAGAGGACGGGGGCAAGGTCTTTTGCCGCGACGGGGCGGTGTCCCTGGCCCGGTTCCTGGTGGCCGAGGCCGAGGCGGCCGGGGCCCGGATCGTGACCGGCAGCACGCTTCTGGCCGCGCGCAAGGAGGGGGAGGCGTTCGTGGTCGACACCGACGCCGGTCCGGTCCGGTCCCGGGCGTTGGTGCTGGCCCTTGGCGGCAAGTCCTGGCCCGGACTCGGGGCCACGGATTTCGGCTACCGGCTGGCCCGGAGTTTCGGCCTTGGCCTGACCGAGCTGCGGCCGGGCCTGACCCCGTTTCTGGCCGGAGCCGATCTGGCGGAATTCTGCCGGGAGCTGGCCGGAGTGTCGCTGCCGGTGGCGATTTCCGGCCCGTGCGCGGTGGCCGGGGATCTCCTTTTCACCCACAAGGGCATTTCCGGGCCGGCGGTCTTTGACGCCTCGCTCTTCTGGCGGCCGGGCCAGACGCTGGCCGTGGACTTCCTGCCCGGGTTCGACCTCGACGCCGCCCTGGCCGAGGCCGGGAAGCTCGAACTCAAAAACGCCCTGGCCCGGCACCTGCCCAAAAGGCTGGCCGCGGCCCTGTGCGCCCGCCTGGGTCTCTCCGGCACGGTGGCCAACCTGTCCAAGCGGGACCGGCAGGCCCTGGCCGGGACCCTTGGCGCTTTCCCCTTCACCCCGGCCAAGGCCGAAGGCTTTGCCAAGGCCGAGGTGACGCTTGGCGGCGTGGACACGGCCGGCATCTCGTCGAAGACCCTCGAAGCGTCAAGCGTGCCCGGGCTCTACGTCATCGGCGAGCTCCTGGACGTGACCGGGCGCCTCGGCGGCTTCAACCTGCACTGGGCCTTTGCCTCGGGATTTGCGGCCGGGAACGCGGCCTGAAACGGGACGGGCGGCACGGGCTGGTGGAAAGGGGCGGAGGAAACGAAAAGGCGGCGGCGAGGCGGTCGGTGCCCGGCGAACGGGCCAGGGCGCGCGGCCGCCTCCCGTACGCTTAGCTGAAGACCTTGATGTCGGCCCCGAGCACGCCGACGATGCGGCCCTGGGCAAGGATCGGCGTGGAAATGGTCAGGCAGTATTCGCCCGAGGCTTCGGACAGGTAGATGGGCGAGATGGAAGTGTCCTGGTTTTTCATGGCGCCGGTGAACCAGGGCCGGGAGGACCAGTTCTTGCCGCGCACGGACGCCGCCCCCTTGGAATTGAAGCCGGCCGGGGCGATGTTCTCGGTGATCTGCACGCCGTTTGCGTCCGTGGCGTAGAGGAGTTCCAGGAAGGCGTTCTCGGACAGGGCCTTGCGCATGAGGCGCTCCATGGCCTCGCGGGCCAGGCCGGCCATGTCCGGGGCCACGGCCAGGGCCTCGACCACGTCCTGGGCCGTGCCCTGGCCGATGAGCTTGAAGACGCCGTTCAGCTTGATGAGTTCCTCGATTTCCCCGCCGAGGGTCTCGATGGTGCCGGCCGAGCGGAGCATGCCTTCGGTGGTGCGGGCCGAGAGGTCGCGGA encodes:
- a CDS encoding PAS domain S-box protein; this encodes MTALARPDLPWGQARGPVAPLPLLWALLVLVALLFPLRPAFAQTGADAGPQPLRHLTVVLDKDYPPYVFQTPEGGLQGILVDYWRLWEAKNGLPVTLLPMEWNAAQDFMLQGKADVIDTLFETEARLKYYLFSEGYTTIDVPVFVQKDLGGLSDAESLRGFPVGVKAGDASVGRLRDLDILSLVPFDSYEALVRAAGDGRVTVFCADKPPALHYLYKFGLEDDFRLAFTLYSGQFHRAVRKGDAALLQLVEDGFSRITPAEYEAIDKKWRGTSLFQSATVRYVLLALVAVAAAALVLLSINAVLRRTVRRQTGKLQELLAAVGQSEERYRELVENAGSVIVRLDLLGRVVFCNAFGQRLFGQTQDQMFGRTIASLIDPPDDDEAESWDDILADVAGSAIGTRAFDRRHRTRNGEAAWLAWSLRALRAPSGQAAEILCVGADITERKQVEEALAASEARYALVTRGANDGIWDWDLVTDTVYFSPRYLEILGFSPDAMPPRAETWTKLIHPDDADIVLRENKRCADGEVDNFVVEYRMRHKDGSYRWILGRGASLRDKYGRIVRMAGTHTDVTRRKRDEEALRESQDQLAKIFRYSPVGISVTTRRDGRILDVNETGARMFGHNKADVIGRTSTEIGLWARPEDRGALMAEMAAAGSVVAKELDLRHKNGSPVVTLYSAVPIQVYGESGILAVLVDITERKAMEQALRRSKEAAETANRAKSEFLSTMSHEIRTPMNTILGMAGVLAASDLPPKHTEALRAIEAAGGTLLALLNDILDLSQIEAGGLIMEEKACDIVALAGKLTDMMRPDAARKGLALRLDVQGTLPARLSCSPDRIRQVLVNLLGNAVKFTDQGEIVLELGREDHADTGAWLRLAVRDTGIGIPADKQTVIFDRFTQVNASASRHYGGVGLGLAICNKLVHMMGGSIRVDSTPGQGSVFTVSLPLRPLAAPPPDDSRPPEPRRPGRKGSLLLIEDSATNAEVTRLMLEGSAFDLTWAPSGQAGLEAFRDKPFDLVLMDMEMPGMDGCQTTQALRLLETEIGRPRTPVIALTAHAFEEHRRQSLDAGCDDFQVKPIARAKLLDTLETWMALRPQ
- a CDS encoding NAD(P)/FAD-dependent oxidoreductase, which encodes MHTDVIILGAGASGLSCATACARRGRGVVVLDHGGKAARKVLASGGGRANCTNTDLGPADYRCANPHFVKSALARFTPWDFLDWANGGGVATREEDGGKVFCRDGAVSLARFLVAEAEAAGARIVTGSTLLAARKEGEAFVVDTDAGPVRSRALVLALGGKSWPGLGATDFGYRLARSFGLGLTELRPGLTPFLAGADLAEFCRELAGVSLPVAISGPCAVAGDLLFTHKGISGPAVFDASLFWRPGQTLAVDFLPGFDLDAALAEAGKLELKNALARHLPKRLAAALCARLGLSGTVANLSKRDRQALAGTLGAFPFTPAKAEGFAKAEVTLGGVDTAGISSKTLEASSVPGLYVIGELLDVTGRLGGFNLHWAFASGFAAGNAA